From a single Alloactinosynnema sp. L-07 genomic region:
- a CDS encoding EF-hand domain-containing protein has protein sequence MEVAVDLVAKKLARRFQAWDYDGNGVIEQVDFIRRARRLAVGLGYAIGSPEHQVVHETLVHQWDSLATAADTDDNGKITEPEYVAAFTSLIVDHPEAFEELYAPLIRLTMHLADADGDGRLDRAEWLNWATGYLGQSADEASTSFDLLDHNGDGHVTTEEALNGIREFYLGTDPAADANLLLGSLD, from the coding sequence GTGGAGGTCGCTGTGGATCTTGTGGCCAAGAAGCTCGCGCGCCGGTTCCAGGCGTGGGACTACGACGGCAACGGGGTGATCGAGCAGGTCGACTTCATCCGTCGCGCCCGCAGGCTCGCCGTCGGCCTGGGTTACGCCATCGGGTCGCCGGAGCACCAGGTAGTCCACGAGACCCTGGTCCACCAGTGGGACTCGCTGGCCACCGCCGCCGACACCGACGACAACGGCAAGATCACCGAGCCGGAGTACGTCGCGGCGTTCACCAGCCTGATCGTCGACCACCCGGAAGCCTTCGAGGAGCTGTACGCGCCTCTGATCCGCCTGACCATGCACCTGGCCGACGCCGACGGCGACGGCAGGCTCGACCGCGCGGAGTGGCTGAACTGGGCCACCGGGTACCTCGGCCAGTCCGCCGACGAGGCGAGCACCTCCTTCGACCTCCTCGACCACAACGGCGACGGGCACGTGACGACGGAGGAAGCCCTCAACGGCATCCGCGAGTTCTACCTGGGCACCGACCCGGCCGCCGACGCGAACCTCCTGCTCGGATCACTGGATTAG
- a CDS encoding pyridoxamine 5'-phosphate oxidase family protein encodes MAPPPRPPEQRKKDTLHRLDHDVDAWVATAGPAATPYLVPLSFLWDGETLLISTAATNPTARNLRAVGRVRLTIGSTRDVVLIEGSAAIADEITAEVADEFAAKTGFDPREQRDYPYFRIRPELIQAWREANEIAGRDLMVAGEWRV; translated from the coding sequence ATGGCTCCCCCGCCCCGGCCGCCCGAGCAGCGCAAAAAGGACACCCTGCACCGGCTCGACCACGACGTCGACGCCTGGGTGGCCACCGCCGGTCCAGCGGCCACGCCCTATCTGGTGCCGCTCTCGTTCCTCTGGGACGGCGAGACGCTGCTGATCTCGACGGCGGCCACCAACCCGACCGCCCGGAACCTCCGGGCGGTCGGGCGGGTCCGCCTCACTATCGGGTCGACGCGCGACGTGGTGCTCATCGAGGGATCCGCGGCGATCGCCGACGAGATCACCGCCGAAGTCGCCGACGAGTTCGCCGCGAAGACCGGATTCGACCCCCGCGAACAGCGCGACTACCCGTACTTCCGCATCCGACCCGAACTGATCCAGGCCTGGCGCGAGGCCAACGAGATCGCGGGCCGGGACCTGATGGTCGCCGGTGAGTGGCGGGTCTGA
- a CDS encoding iron chaperone → MTTKTNPKHEGFSADERAAMKEHAQELKKAARRNPRTAKADAEADVLAKIAGMPEPDRALAERIHEIVKASAPELTSKLWYGMPAYVKDGKIVCFFQNADKFKARYATLGFNDIANLDDGTMWPTAFALTKLTPADEKRIGELVKRAVS, encoded by the coding sequence ATGACCACGAAGACCAACCCGAAGCACGAGGGTTTCAGCGCCGACGAGCGCGCCGCGATGAAGGAGCACGCCCAGGAACTGAAGAAGGCCGCGCGGCGCAACCCGCGCACGGCCAAGGCCGACGCGGAGGCCGATGTGCTCGCGAAGATCGCAGGCATGCCGGAACCGGACCGGGCCCTGGCCGAGCGGATCCACGAGATCGTCAAGGCCAGCGCGCCGGAACTCACGTCGAAGCTCTGGTACGGGATGCCCGCCTACGTCAAGGACGGCAAGATCGTCTGCTTCTTCCAGAACGCGGACAAGTTCAAGGCGCGCTACGCGACCCTCGGCTTCAACGACATCGCCAACCTCGACGACGGCACCATGTGGCCGACCGCCTTCGCGCTGACGAAGCTGACCCCCGCGGACGAGAAGCGAATCGGCGAACTCGTGAAGCGAGCGGTGAGCTGA
- a CDS encoding VOC family protein, with protein MSSTLGVKTVLHPVSDLAAAKAVYTALLGIAPQTDESYYVGFEVEGQHIGLVPGGGPQGMTSPVAYWHVPDIEAKLAEVTSAGATVREPVGDVGGGRLVATITDPDGNVLGLLQDL; from the coding sequence ATGTCTTCCACCCTCGGTGTCAAGACCGTGCTGCACCCCGTCTCCGACCTGGCCGCGGCCAAGGCGGTGTACACCGCGCTGCTCGGCATCGCGCCGCAGACCGACGAGTCCTACTACGTCGGCTTCGAGGTCGAGGGCCAGCACATCGGGCTGGTGCCGGGCGGCGGACCGCAGGGCATGACCTCGCCGGTGGCCTACTGGCACGTGCCGGACATCGAGGCGAAGCTCGCCGAGGTCACCAGCGCGGGCGCGACCGTGCGCGAGCCGGTCGGCGACGTCGGTGGCGGCCGCCTGGTCGCCACCATCACCGACCCCGACGGCAACGTCCTCGGCCTGCTCCAGGACCTCTGA
- a CDS encoding LuxR C-terminal-related transcriptional regulator produces MAAQAGISTREAEVLSLLGEHLSNAEIGARLFISVRTVETHVSSLLRKLGAPDRRALAQLATEWSRAARGGNVALGLPAPVTSFVGRARERAALVEAVNAHRQVSAVGPGGVGKTRLALAVAAQTSGDFADGVWFVDLVPVTDPAMVGAAVAAAVGIGEQQNRGMDESVIAALADRHALLVLDNCEHVRDGVAPFLERLLAGCPRLTVLATSRARLMVPFERVQPIPPLSLTGDSDSDAVALFLDRAAAVGWPLAPDQHDQAAEICQGLDGVALAIELAAARLPTLGLDGLAGTLSDQLRLLSGGARADDRHRSVRATLEWSHALLEPADRTLLRRIAVLVAPFPVDAACQVAGFAPLEPAAVMDGLARLTEHSMLTVVPAAGGTRYRTLETIRQFGVEQLSSAGELADVRSRHLRWCSTIATELARDTSPGTGAWRARFDAAADDIRAALGWAAGEPDHRADACDLALSLAQLTFSRNLVGEAQQRYEQAASLADAPVIAGAALRHAAAVAGCRMRGEDMYRLHRAAADSARTAGDTAGAAHDLATAAATGYRFAGAFAQPPPPGAAAALLTAARELADDEPLAAAAIALAECGVLSEAADSTVPKAIARAEKAVDLARGTGDPLAQSAALDALTAAQCWAGDTFATAATTRRRVELLASAPVTPASALERVNALSEAAETCVGVGDIAGARRWGEQLRDLPLLAERGDFATSRLLVADALAGNVADVLAGSRRFLDAWERSESLHAPNLAMAAAAVAMVHGLRGDDRARAEWLAVVDELGIAPDQKAGYGAVFDAIALLHQGQADQALARVADEPDEMDEWVIWVWRHWYLALRAEAAALTGSPDARHRIDAARAVVAGNPIADAQLERAAALLDGDQDRMLAAAAAFDVAGCRYQWARTLVLTGGDHAETGAAALADIELAPMAGPHA; encoded by the coding sequence GTGGCGGCTCAGGCGGGGATCTCAACCAGGGAGGCCGAGGTGCTGTCCCTGCTCGGGGAGCACCTCAGCAACGCGGAGATCGGTGCGCGACTATTCATCTCCGTCCGCACCGTCGAGACCCACGTGTCCTCGCTGTTGCGCAAGCTCGGCGCCCCGGACCGGCGGGCGCTCGCCCAGCTCGCGACCGAATGGAGCCGGGCCGCGCGCGGTGGCAACGTGGCGTTGGGTCTGCCCGCGCCGGTCACCTCGTTCGTCGGCCGCGCGCGGGAGCGGGCGGCGCTTGTCGAGGCGGTCAACGCGCACCGCCAGGTGAGCGCGGTCGGACCGGGCGGGGTGGGGAAGACCCGGCTGGCGCTCGCGGTCGCGGCGCAGACCTCCGGCGACTTCGCCGACGGCGTGTGGTTCGTCGACCTCGTCCCGGTCACCGACCCGGCGATGGTCGGCGCGGCGGTGGCGGCGGCGGTCGGCATCGGTGAGCAGCAGAACCGCGGCATGGACGAGTCGGTGATCGCCGCGCTGGCCGACCGGCATGCCCTGCTGGTACTCGACAACTGCGAGCACGTGCGTGACGGCGTGGCGCCGTTCCTGGAGCGGCTGCTCGCGGGCTGCCCGCGGCTGACCGTGCTGGCCACCAGCCGGGCCCGGCTGATGGTGCCCTTCGAGCGCGTCCAGCCCATCCCGCCGCTGTCGCTGACCGGTGACAGCGACTCCGACGCGGTCGCGCTGTTCCTCGACCGCGCCGCCGCGGTCGGCTGGCCGCTGGCGCCGGACCAGCACGACCAGGCCGCCGAGATCTGCCAGGGACTGGACGGCGTGGCGCTGGCGATCGAACTGGCGGCCGCCCGGTTGCCCACGCTCGGCCTGGACGGCCTCGCGGGCACCCTCTCCGACCAGCTCCGGCTGCTGAGCGGCGGCGCCAGGGCCGACGACCGGCACCGCTCGGTGCGGGCAACGCTGGAGTGGAGCCACGCCCTCCTGGAACCGGCCGACCGCACGCTGCTGCGCCGGATCGCGGTCCTCGTGGCCCCGTTCCCGGTGGACGCCGCCTGCCAGGTCGCCGGGTTCGCGCCGCTCGAACCGGCCGCGGTGATGGACGGGCTGGCCCGGCTCACCGAACACAGCATGCTCACTGTGGTCCCGGCCGCGGGCGGCACGCGCTATCGCACGCTGGAGACCATCCGCCAATTCGGCGTCGAGCAACTGTCCAGTGCGGGCGAGCTCGCCGATGTCCGGTCCCGCCACCTGCGCTGGTGCTCGACGATCGCCACCGAGCTGGCGCGGGACACGTCGCCCGGCACCGGGGCGTGGCGGGCCAGGTTCGACGCGGCGGCCGATGACATCCGGGCCGCGCTCGGGTGGGCGGCAGGCGAGCCCGATCACCGGGCCGACGCGTGCGACCTGGCACTCTCCTTGGCCCAGCTGACTTTCAGCCGGAACCTGGTCGGCGAGGCCCAGCAGCGTTACGAACAGGCGGCGTCGCTCGCCGATGCCCCGGTCATCGCCGGGGCAGCGCTCCGGCACGCCGCAGCCGTGGCGGGCTGCCGGATGCGCGGCGAGGACATGTACCGGCTCCACCGCGCCGCCGCGGACTCGGCGCGGACCGCGGGGGACACCGCCGGGGCCGCCCACGACCTGGCCACGGCCGCGGCCACCGGCTATCGGTTCGCGGGCGCGTTCGCCCAGCCGCCACCGCCGGGTGCGGCGGCGGCGCTGCTGACCGCTGCCCGCGAACTGGCGGACGACGAGCCGCTAGCCGCGGCCGCGATAGCGCTGGCCGAGTGCGGGGTCCTCAGCGAGGCCGCCGATTCGACGGTGCCGAAGGCGATCGCGCGCGCCGAGAAGGCAGTGGACCTGGCGCGGGGCACCGGCGATCCGCTCGCCCAGAGCGCGGCGCTCGACGCGCTCACCGCCGCCCAGTGCTGGGCGGGCGACACCTTCGCCACCGCGGCAACTACCCGCAGGCGAGTCGAGTTGCTCGCCTCGGCACCCGTGACGCCCGCCAGCGCGCTTGAGCGGGTGAACGCGCTCTCCGAGGCGGCCGAGACCTGCGTCGGCGTGGGTGACATCGCCGGGGCCCGCCGGTGGGGCGAGCAGCTTCGCGACTTGCCCCTGCTGGCCGAGCGAGGCGACTTCGCCACGTCCCGGCTGCTGGTGGCGGACGCGCTGGCGGGCAATGTCGCCGACGTGCTCGCGGGCAGCAGACGATTCCTCGACGCGTGGGAGCGCTCCGAGAGCCTGCACGCGCCCAACCTCGCCATGGCGGCGGCCGCTGTGGCGATGGTCCATGGCCTGCGCGGCGACGACCGGGCGAGAGCCGAGTGGCTGGCCGTCGTCGACGAGCTCGGTATCGCGCCGGATCAGAAAGCGGGCTACGGCGCGGTATTCGACGCAATCGCCCTGCTGCACCAAGGTCAGGCCGACCAGGCCTTGGCGAGGGTGGCCGACGAACCCGACGAGATGGACGAGTGGGTCATCTGGGTGTGGCGGCACTGGTACCTCGCGCTGCGCGCCGAGGCGGCCGCGCTCACCGGGTCTCCCGACGCGCGGCACCGCATCGACGCCGCCCGGGCGGTCGTGGCGGGCAATCCGATCGCCGACGCCCAACTGGAGCGGGCGGCGGCTCTGCTCGATGGCGACCAGGACCGGATGCTGGCCGCCGCCGCGGCTTTCGACGTCGCGGGCTGCCGCTACCAGTGGGCGCGGACGCTCGTGCTCACCGGCGGCGACCACGCCGAGACCGGCGCGGCGGCCCTGGCCGACATCGAACTGGCCCCGATGGCCGGTCCACACGCATGA
- a CDS encoding agmatine/peptidylarginine deiminase, translated as MSTLQTALSRRTVLRSLSGVLTLGAVSCTEPVPPTTAETTVPRGPATSTPQAERRFGAEWERQSRTFMSWPTKAIWMEDTAAVRGDIAGLARAIGEFQPVVMLARPEDADQAQRACGDDVEVIPIAVNDLWARDTLPVFIEEAGTLKGVDFHFNGWGNKQNPHDSDAAAAAAVLGKYKIPSVDTWLVTEGGSLETDGAGTLLVTESSIVNENRNPGKTRDEIEAELKRVLGVRKVIWFEGVRGQDITDAHIDCLVRFTASGAVLLDRAFPGLAPDHWSRSADQAKEVLSANTDAHGKPFTVVDLPQPDPDKITGTGDDFVSTYLNFYVADKAVFIPKFGDAAADNRAAQIIRDNFPDREIVPVSIDAIASGGGGIHCATHDQPAIA; from the coding sequence GTGTCCACCCTTCAAACCGCACTGTCGCGCCGAACCGTGCTGCGATCCCTGAGCGGCGTGCTGACCCTCGGCGCCGTGTCGTGCACCGAGCCAGTGCCGCCGACGACCGCAGAGACGACCGTCCCCCGTGGTCCCGCCACGAGCACGCCGCAGGCCGAACGCCGGTTCGGCGCGGAGTGGGAACGGCAGTCGCGAACGTTCATGTCGTGGCCCACCAAGGCGATCTGGATGGAGGACACCGCCGCGGTGCGGGGCGACATAGCAGGCCTGGCGAGGGCCATCGGCGAGTTTCAGCCGGTGGTCATGCTCGCCCGGCCCGAGGATGCCGACCAAGCCCAGCGCGCCTGTGGCGACGACGTCGAGGTCATCCCGATCGCGGTAAACGACCTGTGGGCCCGCGACACCCTGCCGGTGTTCATCGAGGAGGCGGGCACACTCAAGGGCGTCGACTTCCACTTCAACGGCTGGGGCAACAAGCAGAACCCACACGACTCGGATGCCGCCGCTGCCGCGGCCGTCCTGGGCAAGTACAAGATTCCTAGCGTGGACACGTGGCTGGTTACCGAGGGCGGTTCGTTGGAGACCGACGGCGCGGGCACGTTGCTGGTGACCGAGAGTTCGATCGTCAACGAGAACCGGAACCCGGGCAAGACCCGCGACGAGATCGAGGCCGAACTCAAGCGGGTGCTCGGTGTGCGGAAGGTGATCTGGTTTGAAGGCGTGCGCGGCCAGGACATCACCGACGCGCACATCGACTGCCTCGTGCGTTTTACCGCGTCCGGCGCGGTTTTGCTGGATCGCGCCTTTCCCGGCCTGGCACCTGATCACTGGTCGCGGTCTGCTGACCAGGCCAAGGAAGTACTGAGCGCGAACACTGACGCTCATGGGAAGCCGTTCACGGTCGTGGACCTGCCCCAGCCTGACCCGGACAAGATCACCGGGACTGGGGACGACTTTGTGTCCACGTATCTCAACTTCTACGTCGCCGACAAAGCTGTGTTCATCCCGAAATTCGGCGATGCGGCGGCCGACAACCGTGCCGCACAGATCATCCGGGACAACTTTCCGGATCGGGAGATTGTCCCAGTGTCGATCGACGCAATAGCCTCAGGTGGCGGCGGCATCCACTGCGCCACTCACGATCAACCTGCGATTGCCTAG
- a CDS encoding TetR/AcrR family transcriptional regulator has translation MSERQKSILEAAVRVIARTGVRGLRVEELAAEAGVSTALIYYHFGDRAGLLRQTLEFVSDTAGDYTTEAAAAAENPRAELELLLLLEIQDNPVTRANSVAWGELRASAVFDDGLREQLSDSTAVWVGEVADVIQRAMAAGLIPATVDPVDAAERLTALVEGLSERWLSGSMAVGRAQELLRAAITMELGDG, from the coding sequence GTGTCGGAGCGACAGAAGTCGATTTTGGAAGCGGCGGTGCGGGTGATCGCGCGGACCGGGGTACGCGGGCTGCGCGTCGAGGAACTCGCGGCCGAAGCCGGTGTCTCCACGGCGCTGATCTACTACCACTTCGGGGATCGCGCCGGGTTGCTGCGCCAGACCCTGGAGTTCGTCAGCGACACGGCCGGGGACTACACCACGGAAGCGGCGGCCGCCGCCGAGAACCCGCGTGCCGAGCTTGAACTGCTGCTCCTGCTGGAGATCCAGGACAACCCCGTGACCCGCGCCAACAGCGTGGCCTGGGGCGAGCTACGGGCCAGTGCGGTCTTCGACGACGGCCTGCGCGAGCAACTCAGCGACTCGACCGCCGTCTGGGTGGGCGAGGTCGCCGACGTCATCCAGCGCGCGATGGCGGCCGGACTCATCCCGGCCACGGTCGACCCGGTCGACGCCGCCGAGCGGCTCACGGCCCTGGTCGAGGGCCTCAGCGAACGCTGGTTGAGTGGCTCGATGGCGGTCGGCCGGGCACAGGAACTTCTCCGCGCCGCGATCACGATGGAGCTCGGCGACGGCTGA
- a CDS encoding RNA polymerase sigma factor, protein MARVRAGDAGAYGDLVRAHAGVALRVAVLLGAGADAEDVVQESLVKAYRALGGFRDGAPFRPWLLRIVANETNNLRRSARRRGATEVAALLPEPVADPELSVQARAQRAELVRAVEVLPESYRLVVTCRYLLDLDERETATVLGWPRGTVKSRLSRALRRLRTSLETDPADD, encoded by the coding sequence GTGGCCAGGGTGCGCGCCGGGGACGCGGGCGCGTACGGCGATCTCGTGCGCGCTCACGCCGGTGTCGCGCTGCGGGTCGCGGTGCTGCTCGGCGCGGGCGCGGACGCGGAGGACGTCGTGCAGGAGTCGCTGGTCAAGGCGTATCGGGCGCTGGGCGGGTTCCGGGACGGCGCCCCGTTCCGGCCGTGGCTGCTGCGGATCGTGGCCAACGAGACGAACAACCTGCGGCGTTCGGCCCGGCGGCGCGGCGCGACCGAGGTGGCCGCCCTGTTGCCGGAGCCGGTGGCGGACCCGGAGCTGTCGGTGCAGGCCAGGGCCCAGCGCGCGGAGCTGGTCCGGGCGGTCGAGGTGCTCCCCGAGTCCTATCGGCTGGTGGTGACCTGTCGCTATCTGCTCGACCTGGACGAACGGGAGACCGCGACCGTGCTCGGCTGGCCGCGCGGCACCGTGAAGTCACGGCTGTCGCGCGCGCTGCGGCGGCTGCGTACGTCGCTCGAAACGGACCCCGCCGATGACTGA
- a CDS encoding serine hydrolase translates to MTDVHGDATLAESVREFAGDRHRPFAVAAVSPRGTRVASVGADSAADFEIGSISKGITGLLYVDALARGEIAESTKLGELLPLADTPAGGVTLASISTHHSGLPRLPKSAAPLRRTIALWRHGTNPYGDSLDELIAQARTVKLGKPRGRYSNLGYQLLGHAIARAAGLTYQDLVRLRIAEPLRLDTCSVPASPDQLRPDALVGKNKKGREQQPWTGEALGPAGGIRASIGDMARLTAALLDGSAPGMAALDPVSGFAGPARIGAAWLTFGRGERSVTWHNGGTGGFSSWLGLDRPAGTGVVILSATSASVDRAGFALLKRLTGDEGC, encoded by the coding sequence GTGACGGATGTGCATGGGGATGCGACGCTCGCGGAGAGCGTGCGCGAGTTCGCCGGTGATCGGCACCGGCCGTTCGCCGTCGCCGCGGTGTCGCCTCGGGGTACCCGGGTGGCGAGTGTCGGCGCCGACTCCGCCGCGGACTTCGAGATCGGCTCGATCTCCAAGGGGATCACCGGCCTGCTCTACGTCGACGCGCTCGCGCGCGGGGAGATCGCCGAGTCGACCAAGCTCGGCGAGCTGTTGCCGCTCGCCGACACCCCGGCGGGGGGCGTGACGCTCGCGTCGATCAGCACCCACCACTCGGGTCTGCCGAGGCTGCCCAAGTCGGCGGCGCCGCTGCGGCGAACTATCGCGCTGTGGCGCCACGGCACGAATCCTTACGGGGACAGCCTGGACGAGCTCATCGCCCAGGCGCGAACGGTGAAGCTCGGGAAGCCGCGCGGCCGCTACTCCAACCTCGGCTACCAGTTGCTCGGCCACGCGATCGCGCGCGCGGCGGGCCTGACCTACCAGGATCTCGTCCGCCTGCGGATCGCCGAACCGCTCCGTCTCGACACCTGCTCGGTACCCGCCAGTCCGGACCAGCTGCGGCCCGACGCCTTGGTCGGCAAGAACAAGAAAGGCCGGGAGCAGCAACCGTGGACCGGCGAGGCCCTCGGGCCCGCGGGCGGCATCCGCGCCTCGATCGGGGACATGGCTCGCCTCACCGCCGCTCTGCTCGACGGTTCCGCTCCCGGCATGGCCGCGCTGGACCCGGTCTCAGGCTTCGCGGGCCCAGCCCGCATCGGCGCCGCGTGGCTCACCTTCGGCCGTGGCGAGCGGTCCGTCACCTGGCACAATGGCGGGACCGGCGGATTCAGCTCCTGGCTGGGCCTCGACCGCCCGGCGGGAACCGGGGTGGTCATCCTGTCAGCGACCTCGGCGTCGGTCGACCGTGCCGGATTCGCTCTCCTCAAACGACTCACGGGCGATGAAGGCTGCTAG
- a CDS encoding peptidoglycan-binding protein: MAGQPDLSPGESSEWVQYLQQLLNHHYQQTVVAENGEFDDATANAVRHFRTQNGLPDGDTVDSYVWDLLADAQSQPDDSGSGGSSAGGDGSGGAPPSGNDGQHGNGPGTDPNAPAEEEADSDCRHLTSEEVSEAYQVYGDQLDTSGILVCESSVMSVGGYARTLPDEIYFPVGTLASPPSGFMKWLIHELGHCWQYQQGASVPGLILSALGGDYDYGGEQGLRDAAAAGQPFGDFGYEEQASILADYWSLIGGDTSAYDPYIESVKNGTWQSAP, encoded by the coding sequence ATGGCTGGGCAACCCGACCTGTCCCCCGGTGAGAGCTCCGAGTGGGTGCAGTACCTGCAGCAGTTGCTGAACCACCACTACCAACAAACCGTGGTCGCCGAGAACGGCGAGTTCGACGACGCCACGGCCAACGCGGTGCGCCACTTCCGCACCCAGAACGGCCTTCCCGACGGCGACACCGTCGACTCGTACGTGTGGGACCTGCTGGCGGATGCCCAATCCCAGCCCGACGACTCAGGTTCCGGTGGGTCCTCGGCCGGTGGTGACGGCTCGGGGGGCGCCCCGCCGTCGGGGAACGACGGGCAGCATGGCAATGGCCCCGGCACCGATCCGAACGCCCCCGCCGAGGAAGAGGCGGACAGCGACTGCAGGCACTTGACGTCCGAGGAGGTCAGCGAGGCATACCAGGTCTACGGCGACCAGTTGGACACCTCCGGCATCCTGGTCTGCGAGTCGTCGGTGATGTCGGTCGGCGGCTACGCGCGCACGCTTCCCGACGAGATCTACTTCCCCGTCGGCACCCTCGCCAGCCCGCCGTCGGGCTTCATGAAGTGGCTCATCCACGAACTCGGCCACTGCTGGCAATACCAGCAGGGCGCGTCTGTCCCCGGCCTTATCCTCTCCGCCCTTGGCGGCGACTACGACTACGGCGGCGAGCAAGGCCTGCGCGACGCCGCCGCCGCTGGGCAGCCGTTCGGCGACTTCGGCTACGAGGAACAGGCTTCGATCCTGGCCGACTACTGGTCGCTGATAGGCGGCGACACCTCCGCGTACGACCCGTACATCGAGTCGGTCAAGAACGGGACCTGGCAGTCCGCCCCGTGA
- a CDS encoding Asp23/Gls24 family envelope stress response protein, with protein MIRIMGVVLAWRRLLASPRRRSRKGETTTMSDVINSIFGRSKNDTSRTGGYTPAAPATDPIQADPILAHASDAPTEAIEIVRAETVAPADDAAKTEGTTADADLDTDASTEAAGDADTLDEAAEDTDAVADGESTDDDQAADEVEDAETVEADNAEDAVTDGEAAEGDEAAEDEAVTEDNAAEGDDTAEDDTTDEDAAAIEDNAAEGNDTAESDATDEDAAEDEAVTDEAAESDETAEDDATDGDVATENEAVTDDEAAESDAAEGDAAEDEAVIEVDAVESDEAVAGEDGAELADEDGAVAEVAESVADEAVAGETVADKSDDAPVAVAAESAIVDIDIDQAELVVEPAAEPVAADTRPAAGTRGSTTVGDGVVTKVVNMVARKVDGVHDLGDESIAVDVDGVIATIKVSLVVDFGHAVNAVAEQVRISVIDAVEKFLGLDVVAVDVHVTDIHLPDAF; from the coding sequence GTGATCAGAATCATGGGTGTGGTCCTAGCATGGCGCCGTCTGCTCGCCTCCCCCCGTCGTCGCTCCCGAAAAGGGGAAACCACAACCATGTCTGACGTGATCAACAGCATCTTCGGCCGTTCCAAGAACGACACCAGCCGGACCGGCGGCTACACCCCGGCCGCCCCCGCCACCGACCCCATCCAGGCCGACCCCATCCTGGCCCACGCCTCGGACGCGCCCACCGAAGCGATCGAGATCGTGAGGGCCGAGACCGTGGCCCCGGCCGACGACGCCGCCAAGACCGAGGGCACCACCGCCGACGCGGACCTCGACACCGATGCCTCGACCGAGGCCGCGGGCGACGCCGACACCTTGGATGAAGCCGCCGAGGACACGGATGCCGTCGCTGACGGGGAGTCCACCGACGATGACCAGGCCGCGGACGAGGTCGAAGACGCCGAGACCGTCGAGGCGGACAACGCGGAGGACGCGGTGACCGACGGCGAAGCGGCGGAGGGTGACGAAGCAGCCGAGGACGAAGCCGTCACCGAGGACAACGCGGCCGAAGGCGACGACACGGCCGAGGACGACACGACCGACGAAGACGCAGCCGCCATCGAGGACAACGCGGCCGAAGGCAACGACACGGCCGAGAGCGACGCAACCGACGAAGACGCAGCCGAAGACGAAGCCGTCACCGACGAAGCAGCCGAGAGCGACGAAACGGCCGAGGACGACGCGACCGACGGCGACGTGGCAACCGAAAACGAAGCCGTCACCGACGACGAAGCAGCCGAGAGCGATGCGGCCGAAGGCGACGCGGCCGAGGACGAGGCCGTGATCGAGGTCGACGCCGTCGAGTCCGACGAAGCGGTCGCCGGCGAGGACGGCGCCGAACTCGCCGATGAGGACGGTGCGGTCGCGGAGGTGGCCGAGTCCGTCGCCGACGAAGCTGTGGCTGGCGAGACCGTGGCTGACAAGTCTGATGACGCGCCGGTGGCTGTCGCCGCCGAGTCGGCCATCGTCGACATCGACATCGACCAAGCTGAGCTGGTTGTCGAGCCCGCCGCGGAGCCGGTCGCGGCCGACACGCGGCCCGCAGCGGGCACCCGCGGTAGCACGACGGTCGGCGACGGGGTCGTCACGAAGGTCGTGAACATGGTGGCCCGCAAGGTCGACGGTGTGCACGACCTCGGCGACGAGAGCATCGCGGTCGATGTCGACGGCGTCATCGCCACGATCAAGGTCTCGCTGGTGGTCGACTTCGGGCACGCGGTCAACGCGGTGGCCGAGCAGGTTCGGATCAGCGTGATCGACGCCGTCGAGAAGTTCCTCGGCCTCGATGTCGTCGCGGTGGACGTCCACGTCACCGACATCCACCTGCCGGACGCTTTCTGA
- a CDS encoding MarR family winged helix-turn-helix transcriptional regulator: MTDFRLDDSAGFVINRTAIHLKRALLHAFRGSGRTVTAEQWALLTRLWEEEGLSQVELAERTFNDKPNVTRMLALLERDAYVFRRQNEQDRRAFEVFLTEEGRRLQASLVALAQDVLARALDGISDEDVAHLNQTLRRIDANLASQDPPLGGE; encoded by the coding sequence ATGACGGACTTCAGGCTCGACGACTCGGCGGGATTCGTCATCAACCGAACCGCCATCCACCTCAAGCGCGCTCTGCTGCACGCGTTCCGCGGCAGCGGCCGCACGGTCACCGCCGAGCAGTGGGCGCTGCTGACCCGGCTCTGGGAGGAGGAGGGGCTGTCCCAGGTGGAGCTGGCCGAACGGACGTTCAACGACAAGCCGAACGTGACCAGGATGCTCGCCCTGCTTGAGCGAGACGCCTACGTCTTCCGCAGGCAGAACGAGCAGGACCGACGGGCGTTCGAGGTCTTCCTCACGGAGGAGGGCAGGCGACTCCAGGCGTCCCTGGTCGCCCTCGCCCAGGATGTGCTCGCCCGGGCGCTGGACGGGATCAGCGACGAAGACGTGGCCCACCTCAACCAGACCCTCCGGCGCATCGACGCCAACCTCGCGTCTCAGGACCCACCCCTAGGAGGAGAATGA